In the Desulfuromonas sp. DDH964 genome, TTTGTGGCGGAGATCGTCCGTGCCGGCATCCAGTCGGTGGGTACCGGACAGGTCGAGGCGGCGATGGCGGTCGGTCTGAAATCCGGGCAGGTTCTCCATCTGGTCATCCTGCCCCAGGCGCTGCGGGTCATCATTCCGCCGCTGACCAGCCAGATGCTTAACCTGACCAAGAACAGTTCGCTGGCGATCGCTATCGGGTTCCCCGATTTCGTCGCCGTTGCCAACACCACCATCAACCAGACCGGACAGGCAATCGAAGGGGTAGCGCTGATCATGGTGGTCTACCTCTTCTTCAGCCTGTCGACTTCGTTCTTCATGAACTGGTACAACAAAAAAATGGCTCTGGTGGAGAGGTGATGCCGTGAGTGAATCCACCCCTGCTCCCGAAATGATGAAACCACCGCGGACCCGCATCGGCGCCCTCGGCTGGGTGCGCGCCAATCTCTTCAACAACTGGTACAACTCGTTGTTGAGCCTGGTGACCCTGGCTCTGCTTGGCAAGCTGGTACCGCCCCTGTTCAAATGGGCATTTGTCGACAGTCTCTGGTTCAGCAGTGCCGAAGCCTGTCATGACGTCGACGGCGCCTGCTGGTCGATCATTCCCGCCAATGTCCGCTTTATCTTCTTCGGGTTCTTCCCCCAGGACCAGCAATGGCGACCGCTGCTCGCCATGATCCTGCTCTTGGCGCTGGTCTTCTATTCCAAGGATCGGCGCCACTGGACCCGGTTTTTGCTCTGGCTCTGGCCCATCGGCCTGGCGGTGATGGGAACCCTGATGCACGGCGGGATTTTCGGCCTGCCAGTGGTGGAGACCAGCCAGTGGAGCGGCCTCCCCCTGACCCTGATGCTGGCGCTGTTCGGCATGTTTGCGGCCTACCCGCTCGGTGTGCTGCTCGCCCTCGGCCGCCGCTCGCGGATGCCGGCGATCAAGTCGCTGTGCGTCGTCTACATCGAAATGATCCGCGGCGTGCCGCTGATCAGCCTCCTCTTCATGTCTTCGGTCATGTTCCCGCTCTTTCTTCCCGAGGGAGTCACCCTCGACAAGGTGCTGCGGGCACAGGTGGCGATTATCATGTTCACCGCGGCCTACATCGCCGAGGTGGTGCGTGGCGGGCTGCAGGCGATGCCCCGCGGCCAGTACGAGGCTGCCGAATCGCTCGGGCTCGCCTATAACCAGACCATGCGCCTGATTATTCTGCCGCAGGCCCTGAAGATCGTCATCCCGCCCAGTGTCGGGATCCTGATCTCGGCCTTCAAGGACACCTCGCTGGTCGTCATCATTGCCCTCTACGATGTTCTCAAGACCACCAAGGTGACCCTCTCCAATCCAAAATGGGCCGGGTTTTCCACCGAGGCCTATATCTTTCTGGCCGTTCTCTACTTCGTCTGCTGCTATGCCATGTCGAGCTACAGCCGCAAGCTGGAGAAGGCCCTGCATACCGGACGCTGATTGGTCCGGTTCCAACCTGCGAGAGGTTTATGAACGACGCGCAACGCTCTGAAACGAAGGCAGGCTCCCCGGGGGAGGGGGCGATCATCGAAATCACCGACCTGCACAAGTGGTACGGTGAATTCCATGTCCTCAACGGCATCAACCTCACCGTGCAGACCGGGGAGCGGATCGTTATCTGCGGTCCGTCCGGCTCGGGCAAGTCGACCCTGATTCGCTGCATCAACCGGCTCGAGGAGCACCAGGTGGGACGGATTGTCGTCAACGGCACCGAGCTGACCAAGGACATCAAGAATGTCGAAAAGGTCCGCGCCGAGGTCGGGATGGTCTTTCAGCACTTCAACCTCTTTCCCCACCTGACGGTGCTCGACAATCTCACCCTCGGACCGATCTGGGTGCGCAAAACGCCGAAAAAAGAGGCCGAGGAGGCGGCGATGATGTACCTGGAGAAGGTCCATATTGCCGAGCAGGCCAAGAAATTTCCCGGTCAGCTCTCCGGTGGGCAGCAGCAGCGCGTAGCCATTGCGCGCAGCCTCTGCATGAAGCCGAGGGTCATGCTCTTTGATGAGCCGACCTCGGCCCTCGATCCGGAGATGGTCAAGGAGGTTCTCGACGTCATGATCAGCCTCGCCGAAGAAGGGATGACGATGCTGGTGGTGACCCATGAGATGGGATTTGCCAAGAGCGTAGCCCATCGGGTGATGTTCATGGATTTCGGGCAGATTGTCGAGCAGAATACCCCCGCGGAATTCTTCGACAACCCTCAGCACGACCGTACCAAGCTCTTCTTGAGCCAGATTCTGGAGTGACTCCGGCATCCCGGCGTCGACCGATGGTCCGGCTTCTTCCGGTCGGCGCCCCCCTCTCACGCTGAAGGCCCCCGGCGATGGCCGATCCCAATATCTTTTTTCTCCCGGTGGGCGATTTCTGCCGGCGCGAAGTGGTGACCTGCAGCCCCGACGACGGGTTGGTGGCGGTCGCCGGGCGGATGCGGGAGCGGAACATTTCGAGCGTCGTGGTCTGTGTCGATGGAATCCCAACCGGCATCGTCACTGACCGTGACCTGCGCAACAAGGTTATCGCCAGCGGCAGTGACCCCAATCCCCTGCACGTGCGCTCGGTCATGAATTCCCCGTTGATTACCATTTGTGAAGAGGACTACCTCTTTGAAGCCCTCTATCGCATGTCCCGGGAGGAGATTCACCGGGTCGCGGTAGTCGACCGCGAGGGGCGCCTGGTCGGGATTGTCACCGATTCCGATATCCTGCGCCTGCAGACCCGTTCGCCCCAGCAGTTGATTCGTGATATCGAGGAGGCCGGTAGCGTCGCCGAGCTCAAGGAGCTGCACCGGCGGATTCAGGAACTGGTCCTCCATCTGGTTGGAACCGGGGTGGCGACCCGCGACCTGGTGCGGATGATTGCCCATCTCAACGACCGTCTCCTGCTGCGGTTGATCGACCTGCTGCGCAGCGGCGCCTACGCCGATTTGTCCGAGGATTTTGCCTTTGTCGTTCTCGGCAGCGAGGGGCGCCAGGAACAGACCCTGACCACCGATCAGGACAATGGCATTATTTACGCCGATCATCTCTCGAAAGACGAGGTGGCGCGCATTGAAGCCTTCAGCGAGGAGCTGATTGGCCAGTTGATCGCCATCGGCGTGCCGCCCTGTCCGGGGGGGATCATGGCCAAGAATCCGGCCTGGCGTCGCAGCTTCAGCGCCTGGACCGAGATTGTCGATCACTGGCTCGCCAATGCGGTGCCGGAAAATATCCTCAAGGGAAGCATGCTCTTCGATTTGCGTACCCTCGCCGGGGATCCAACCCTGGAACGTCGTCTCAAGGACCATGTCACGAAACGATTGCGCCAGGATGCGGTCTTCCTGGTGCGGACCGCGGCGAACGTGGTCCGTTTTGTCCCGCCCCTCGGCTGGTTCGGCCGCATCAAGGTTGAAAAGGAGGGGGAACACCGCGGCCAGCTCGATATCAAGAAGGCCGGAATCTTCGCGGTGACCGAGGGGGTCAAGGTGCTCGCCTTCGAGGCCGGTATCTTTGACGGCGGCACCCGCGAGCGGCTGCAGGAGCTGGTAGCGGCCAGGGTTTTGGAAAAACAGCAAGCCGAGGACCTGGAAGCCAGTTTCAACTACCTGGTATTCCTGCGCCTTCGTTCCCAGGTGGCGGCCATTCGCGCCGGATCGGCACCGAGTAACTTCCTCTCCCTCGACCACCTCAATCGCATGGAGCAGGGGCGTTTGCGGCTCGCCCTGGAAGAGGTCGACGCCTTCCTCGATTTTCTCCGGCGGCACTATCAACTAGACCTGATACGCTAGGTCTGCCGCAGAAAATCGGCAGCGCGACGTGTTTGCGCCGCAGCAAAAAATTCCCCTAGGCGGGCACCCAAAAATCGCCTATAGTGCGCCATCCCCGCCCCCTTGCCGGCCGTGCCGGAAGGGGGTGGTCTGCGTCACGGTGGAGGCGTTCATGGGCAATATCCTGGTTCCAGCAGCACGGGAGCGGCGACGGGCCGCCAATCGTGAAGAATTCTCGGCGGACTATAATCGTCTGCACTTTCCAGATGCAGCCATGGCGGCCGCAATGATGGATCGCCGCGGTGAACTCCTGGCCCAGCTGGCGGGGCAGGTGGAGCTCGGTTGCGGCGGCACCAAGCTCGATTGCAGCAACCTCGCCCCGGGGTGCCGCATCTGTGTCGCCGGTGGCTGGTCCTGTCTCTTCATCAACGGGCGCTGCAACTGCCGCTGTTTTTACTGCCCGACCGGGCAGGAGGCAACCGGCCTGCCAACCACCAATACGGTGGAGTTTCGCACCCCCGCCGACTACGTCCGCTATCTGGAACTCTTCGGTTTCAGCGGCGCCAGCATCAGCGGCGGCGAACCCCTTTTGACCCCCGGCCGCAGTCTTGCCTTTATCACCGCCATCAAGCGCCGCTTCGGCGCTGCCATGCCGGTCTGGCTTTACACCAACGGCACCCTGCTGACCGCCGATCTTGCTGCGCGGCTGGCCGATGCGGGGCTCGACGAAATCCGCTTCGATATCGGTGCGACCGGCTACCACCTCGATGCCCTGCGCCGTGCCGTCGGGGTGATCCCGACCGTGACCGTCGAAATCCCGGCGATTCCGGAAGAGGCGGGACGACTCAAGGAAGGGTTGTTGACGCTGCGGGAAGCGGGGGTGGACCATCTCAACCTGCATCAGCTGCGGCTGACCCCCTACAACCTGCCGCAGCTGGTGGAACGTGGCTACACCTTCCTGCATGGCGAGAAGGTGACTGTCCTCGAATCGGAACTGGCTGCCCTCGAACTGCTCCGCCACAGTGTCGAATGGGGAATCGGGCTGCCGGTCAACTACTGCTCCTTCGTCTACAAGAACCGCCACCAGGCCCAGGCGGCACGGTTGCGCAACGGCCGCTTTCTCCTCAAGAGCTGGGAGGAGTCGACCGCCGCCGGTTATCTGCGCACCCTCGCTCTGGTCGGTACACCGGCAGCGCTGGCGCGCCAGGAGGAAGAGTTCCGCGCGGCAGGTGTCGCGTCGACGCTGTGGAACCGAGGCAGCGGGCGCCTCGCCTTCCACCCGCAGCTTCTCCCCCTGGTCGATTTCAGCGATCTCCAGCTGGTGGTCGGTTACGCCACGGCCCGCCAGCGGCAGGCGGTGAGCTACCATAACCCCTTCACCACGGTGCGGCTTTCGCCGTCGAGCCAGGTCATCATCGAACGCGCCCGGGTCGGGCGTGATTTTGAGCTCAGCGGCGATCTGACGAAGTCATTCACCCAAACGTTTCTTGGCAAGGGTGGCGAATCCCTGGCTGAAATAGCGGCTCCCCTGTTAGAGCTGCTCCCCTTCGAGCGGTTGCCAACCGGTTTGGCCGATTACTATTGATCTGGCACCCGGCCGCGAAAAGGGTGGTCATGCCCTTCGATTGTCGATAGAATCTGCGCGATGCGGGTTACTCGCTGCCAGCCCAGTTCCTTCGCAGGGAAACCATGTCCGATCCCCATGAATTTCTGCGTGCCCTGACCGTCGTCCTGTGCGTGGCTGCACTGACCACGGTCCTGTTTCAGCGCCTGCGCCAGCCGGTTATCCTCGGTTATATCCTCGCCGGACTGATTGTCGGTCCCCATGTGCCGGTGCCACTGGTGGCCGACAGCGTCACCGTGCGAACCCTGGCCGAGATCGGCGTGATCCTGCTGATGTTTTCCCTCGGCCTGGAGTTCAGTCTGCGCAAGCTCGGCGAAGTCGGTCCGACCGCCGCCATGACCGCTGTCGTCGAAACCAGCCTGATGCTCTGGTTCGGGTTCAACATCGCCCAGCTGTTCGGCTGGACCCTCCTTGAATCACTCTTCCTCGGCGCCGTCATCGCCATCTCCAGTACCACCATCGTCGCCAAGGCATTTCAGGAACAGGGTGTTGCCGGGCGGCTGCGGGAGCGGGTGGTCGGTATCCTGATCGTCGAGGATCTGATCGCCATTCTGCTGCTGGCGGCGCTGACTGCCATCGCCAGCGGCAGTGGCCTGGCTTTCGGCCCCCTCCTGGTCACCGTCGGCAAACTCGGCGCCTTCCTGGCCGGGCTGATCGGTTTTGGCCTCCTCCTCATCCCCCGGGCGGTGCGATTGGTCAATCGCCTGAACCGCCCGGAAACGACCATCGTCGCCGCCGTCGGCTCCTGTTTCGCCCTCGCGCTGCTGGCCCAGGGGTTCGGCTATTCGGCGGCCCTCGGTGCTTTCCTGGCCGGGTCGTTGATCGCCGAATCGGGGGAGGCCGGCCGGATTGAACGCCTGGTCGAGCCGGTGCGCGACATCTTTGCGGCGGTCTTTTTCGTCTCGGTGGGCATGCTTATCGACCCGGGCTTGATCCTCCGCCACTGGGGCGCGATCCTGGTCCTGACCGGGGTGGTGATCGGCGGCAAAATCGGCGGTGTCGCCCTCGGCTCCTTCCTTACCGGGAGCCGGCTACGCATTGCCATCCAGTCGGGGATGAGCCTGGCGCAGATCGGCGAGTTCTCCTTCATCATCGCCGGGCTCGGCTTGACCCTCGGTGCTACGGGAGACTTTCTCTACCCGGTGGCGATTGCGGTCTCGGCGCTGACTACCCTCACCACGCCGTGGCTGATCCGTGCTTCCGGGCCGGTGGCGGACTGGGTCGACCGCCATCTTCCTGGCCCCTTGCAGACCTTTACCGTCCTTTACGGCAGTTGGGTCGAAGGATTGCTCAAGGCGCCCCGTTCCGAGGGAAACATGGCGCAATTGCGGCGACTGTTGCGGCGACTGTTGCTCGACGCCGCGGTCTGCTCCGCCATCCTGGTCGGTTTCTACTCCTCTGCCGACGCGCTCCTCGCCCTGGCCCGGGATCGGGCTGCCCTCCCTGACGCCATCGCCTCGCCGCTGCTGCTCGGCATCGCCCTGCTCCTCGCCGCCCCTTTCTTTTTCGGCACGATCCGGGTCGGACGCAAACTCGGCCAGGCCCTCGCCGAAATGGTCCTGCCGGCCGGCAGGGAAGGACGGGTCGACCTCGCCGCAGCGCCGCGGCGCCTGTTGGTGGTCAGTTTTGAACTCCTCATCGTTTTTCTGGTCGGTGCCCCGTTGCTGGTTTTGACCCGCCCCTTT is a window encoding:
- a CDS encoding radical SAM protein, whose translation is MGNILVPAARERRRAANREEFSADYNRLHFPDAAMAAAMMDRRGELLAQLAGQVELGCGGTKLDCSNLAPGCRICVAGGWSCLFINGRCNCRCFYCPTGQEATGLPTTNTVEFRTPADYVRYLELFGFSGASISGGEPLLTPGRSLAFITAIKRRFGAAMPVWLYTNGTLLTADLAARLADAGLDEIRFDIGATGYHLDALRRAVGVIPTVTVEIPAIPEEAGRLKEGLLTLREAGVDHLNLHQLRLTPYNLPQLVERGYTFLHGEKVTVLESELAALELLRHSVEWGIGLPVNYCSFVYKNRHQAQAARLRNGRFLLKSWEESTAAGYLRTLALVGTPAALARQEEEFRAAGVASTLWNRGSGRLAFHPQLLPLVDFSDLQLVVGYATARQRQAVSYHNPFTTVRLSPSSQVIIERARVGRDFELSGDLTKSFTQTFLGKGGESLAEIAAPLLELLPFERLPTGLADYY
- a CDS encoding putative nucleotidyltransferase substrate binding domain-containing protein; its protein translation is MADPNIFFLPVGDFCRREVVTCSPDDGLVAVAGRMRERNISSVVVCVDGIPTGIVTDRDLRNKVIASGSDPNPLHVRSVMNSPLITICEEDYLFEALYRMSREEIHRVAVVDREGRLVGIVTDSDILRLQTRSPQQLIRDIEEAGSVAELKELHRRIQELVLHLVGTGVATRDLVRMIAHLNDRLLLRLIDLLRSGAYADLSEDFAFVVLGSEGRQEQTLTTDQDNGIIYADHLSKDEVARIEAFSEELIGQLIAIGVPPCPGGIMAKNPAWRRSFSAWTEIVDHWLANAVPENILKGSMLFDLRTLAGDPTLERRLKDHVTKRLRQDAVFLVRTAANVVRFVPPLGWFGRIKVEKEGEHRGQLDIKKAGIFAVTEGVKVLAFEAGIFDGGTRERLQELVAARVLEKQQAEDLEASFNYLVFLRLRSQVAAIRAGSAPSNFLSLDHLNRMEQGRLRLALEEVDAFLDFLRRHYQLDLIR
- a CDS encoding amino acid ABC transporter ATP-binding protein; translated protein: MNDAQRSETKAGSPGEGAIIEITDLHKWYGEFHVLNGINLTVQTGERIVICGPSGSGKSTLIRCINRLEEHQVGRIVVNGTELTKDIKNVEKVRAEVGMVFQHFNLFPHLTVLDNLTLGPIWVRKTPKKEAEEAAMMYLEKVHIAEQAKKFPGQLSGGQQQRVAIARSLCMKPRVMLFDEPTSALDPEMVKEVLDVMISLAEEGMTMLVVTHEMGFAKSVAHRVMFMDFGQIVEQNTPAEFFDNPQHDRTKLFLSQILE
- a CDS encoding cation:proton antiporter domain-containing protein; translated protein: MSDPHEFLRALTVVLCVAALTTVLFQRLRQPVILGYILAGLIVGPHVPVPLVADSVTVRTLAEIGVILLMFSLGLEFSLRKLGEVGPTAAMTAVVETSLMLWFGFNIAQLFGWTLLESLFLGAVIAISSTTIVAKAFQEQGVAGRLRERVVGILIVEDLIAILLLAALTAIASGSGLAFGPLLVTVGKLGAFLAGLIGFGLLLIPRAVRLVNRLNRPETTIVAAVGSCFALALLAQGFGYSAALGAFLAGSLIAESGEAGRIERLVEPVRDIFAAVFFVSVGMLIDPGLILRHWGAILVLTGVVIGGKIGGVALGSFLTGSRLRIAIQSGMSLAQIGEFSFIIAGLGLTLGATGDFLYPVAIAVSALTTLTTPWLIRASGPVADWVDRHLPGPLQTFTVLYGSWVEGLLKAPRSEGNMAQLRRLLRRLLLDAAVCSAILVGFYSSADALLALARDRAALPDAIASPLLLGIALLLAAPFFFGTIRVGRKLGQALAEMVLPAGREGRVDLAAAPRRLLVVSFELLIVFLVGAPLLVLTRPFVPGIPGILLLALFVTGLGVLFWRSATNLQGHVQAGTEVIIEALARQAKGGGGSADRSAVALQQVEQLLPGLGALTAVRLKPDSPAVGRSLAELNLRALSGASVLGITRKGGAIIAPTASEVLNAGDLLALTGTSDAVALARTLLEESSAPEPPFES
- a CDS encoding amino acid ABC transporter permease; amino-acid sequence: MMKPPRTRIGALGWVRANLFNNWYNSLLSLVTLALLGKLVPPLFKWAFVDSLWFSSAEACHDVDGACWSIIPANVRFIFFGFFPQDQQWRPLLAMILLLALVFYSKDRRHWTRFLLWLWPIGLAVMGTLMHGGIFGLPVVETSQWSGLPLTLMLALFGMFAAYPLGVLLALGRRSRMPAIKSLCVVYIEMIRGVPLISLLFMSSVMFPLFLPEGVTLDKVLRAQVAIIMFTAAYIAEVVRGGLQAMPRGQYEAAESLGLAYNQTMRLIILPQALKIVIPPSVGILISAFKDTSLVVIIALYDVLKTTKVTLSNPKWAGFSTEAYIFLAVLYFVCCYAMSSYSRKLEKALHTGR